TTAATAATAAAATTATAAAAATAAATTAAATAAAACATTAATATTTTTTACTATATTTTATATTTTAGAGATAAAAATAGGTATTAATTATTTATGTTCTTTTCTATAATCTCTAGGATTTTGTGGATTTTTTTCACTCCACAATCCTATTTTATTATTTCTAGCTATTTTTTCATAATCTAAATATTTTTTAGTATAATTTTGATAAGCCCAAGCACAACCGATTTGCACCATTTTTGCGTTTATATCTTCATTATTTGCATATACTATACTAACACTTCTACCATAATTATCTTTATTTTTTATATCTAATGTAATTTTTTTACTTTCTAATAAATTTGTTAGTTGATTTTTACAATATTGTCCATAACTTTGAGTACTTTCAGGTGCATCTATTCCATATAGTCTTATTTTAATTTTTTCACCTTTATTAATTACTACAATAGTATCTCCATCACTAACTCTTTCTAAACTATATTCATCAAAAAAAGACATAAAATATGAGAAATTTATAATTATTAATAATAAAATAACTGCAAAAATTTGGTATTTTGCTGGTAATTTTTTTATCAATGATTTTTGATTTGCTGTTAATTTTTTCATCTCAATCCTTTAATATTATTTATACTAGTGTTGATTTAATAAAAAATTATTTTATTTGTAAATTTAGGCATTTTATAATTATTTTATGATATCTTTCATAGAAAAATATAAAAAGGAGTAAAAATGGGTTTTTTTGATAAATTAAAAGCTGTTTGTGGCATACCTGATTATGAAGCTTATTTAAAAGAACATAATGAAAAATATCCTAATGAAAAGCCACTAACTAAAGAAGAATTTTTAAAAAGAGAAAGAGAACGCTTAAATTCAAATTGTGCTTGAGG
This genomic interval from Campylobacter sp. MG1 contains the following:
- a CDS encoding CstA-like transporter-associated (seleno)protein; translation: MGFFDKLKAVCGIPDYEAYLKEHNEKYPNEKPLTKEEFLKRERERLNSNCA
- a CDS encoding thermonuclease family protein; translation: MKKLTANQKSLIKKLPAKYQIFAVILLLIIINFSYFMSFFDEYSLERVSDGDTIVVINKGEKIKIRLYGIDAPESTQSYGQYCKNQLTNLLESKKITLDIKNKDNYGRSVSIVYANNEDINAKMVQIGCAWAYQNYTKKYLDYEKIARNNKIGLWSEKNPQNPRDYRKEHK